The Stackebrandtia nassauensis DSM 44728 genome includes the window GAGATGATCGGCATTCCGGCCTCTTCGAAGATCGGGTTCGCGGCGGTCGACTCACCGGAGAAGCCCGGCCCGACGACGCCCAGGATCTTCTTGTCCTTGGCGATCTTCTTCGCCACACCGGGCGCGTCCTTCTCGGTGCCCTTGGAGTCGAACTCCTCGAAGCACACCTGCGCGTCCTTGTTCTTCTCGTTGTAGATCTCGACAGCGACCTTCGCACCGTCACGCATGACCTCACCAAGCCCCGCGTTCGGTCCGGTCAACGCACCCATCGACGCGATCGCGTACTCACAATCGCCCGACGCACTGTCATTCGGATTACCACACGCCGCCATGGCACCGACTACCGTCGCCATCGCCGCGGCGGACGCCAACACCCGCCAAACTCTCCGATTCACGGTCATAGCCTTCTCACCTCACGCAGGGAACCCCCACCGACATCGGCAGGGTCACAGGTGAAACCACTCACCCGCTGAGGCGAGAAGTTATCCCAATCTCACACCAACCGAAAGGGGACACGACCAAATCGGAATGCATCGTTACCGTATTGAGGCATTGCCTGCGAATCCATGAATATTCACTCAGCCGAACAGACCTATTCGGCGGATAACTCGTCAGACTCCGACGGCTGCGACTCCTCGATGATCCGCATCGCCACATCCCGCATCGACAACCGGTGATCCATCGCCGCGCGCTGAATCCACCGGAACGCGTCCGGCTCGGCCATCCCATAGCGCGTCATCAACAGACCCTTGGCCCGGTCCACGAGCTTGCGGATCTCCAGCCGCTCCGTCAGCGACTCGACCTCGGCCTCCAGTGCCGTCAGTTCCGCGAACCGTGCCAGCGACAACTCGATGGCCGGAACCAGATCCGACTTCTGGAAGGGTTTGACCAGATACGCCATCGCCCCGGCGCTGTTGGCCCGCGCGATCAGGTCCCGCTGGCTGAAGGCCGTCAGGATCACCACCGGCGCGATCCGGGCCGCCACGATCCGCTCCGCCGCCTGCAGACCGTCCATGATCGGCATCTGGATATCGCAGATCACCAGGTCGGGGCGCTTCTCCTCGGCCAGCTTGACCGCGGTCTCTCCGTCGGCGGCCTCACCGACCACCTCGAATCCCTCCTCGGCGAGCATCTCGGCGAGGTCGAGCCGGATCAGGCCCTCGTCCTCGGCGATCAGCACCCGCCGCGGCGCGGCCTCAGCGTCCGTTCCGGTCATGCTGCGCAGCACCCTTCCCAATACGTGTGACGGCAGCGCGCCGGAGGAACCGCACCGACACGCGCGAGCGAGTCCACAGCGTATCCGGTTGGCGGGGTCACGGGGCGGGCAGTTCTGGACGTTGAGACGCGATATCGCGTTGCGACGCGGGCAGGGGGTGCGTACCGTCCGGTATGGGCATCGGTAAGATGTCGCACCGGGCTTGAAGATGCCTGGCAGACCCGGGGTCACCGGTTCCCAGGCCATCCGATATGTCCGATTAGCGCCGGAATGGTGGAATTGGCAGACACGATACACTCAAAATGTATTGTCCGAAAGGGCGTGCGGGTTCAAGTCCCGCTTCCGGCACCGCAGTGGCGAAGCCACGAAACATCCGCGATATCACTTTTGCGATAACTCGTCCGACATTATGGAGAATCTGTCGGACGTGGCGTGCGGTGCGTGTCCATCATGGACTTTTGAGCCGGTTTGAAGACGTTAATGGCGCCGAGCCGAGGCTCGGCGCCATTGTCACGTCATCGCCTGCGCCGCTTACTTCTTCGCGGCACCGATGAAGGCGAACAGCATTCCCACGAGGGCGAGGAATCCGGCGACGGCCGCGCCGTAGTATCCGGCGCCCAGTTGCCCGAGGCCCTTGGCCAGGGACTGGGCCGAGTCGGCACCGGTGAGCATCCAGATCGGGGGGAAGGAGATGGCGATGGCGGCCAGCAGTCCGAAGATGCCGACGGTGATGTTGACGCCCTTGCTCCCGGCCAGTCCGATGAGGCCGAAGATGATGGCCAGACCGGCGCCGCCGAGGATCGCGTAGAACCAGTACTGCGGGTTGCTCAGGGCGCTGACGCCTTCGACCTGACCGAACTGGTCGGCGAAGTACTTGAGGCTGGACTTGCCTTGGCCTAGGGCGGGCACCCAGGAGATGAAGGGCGACACCGCGGCGAGGATCCCGGCCAGCAGGAGGATGATGCCGCCGGCGCGGGACTTGCGCGGGGGCGAGGGGGGCAGGAAGGACGGTGGGGGGCTGTTGAAGCTCATGGTGTCTCCGTTGGTTCGCGGCCGGCGCGTCGTGGGCGGCGGTGCGGTCGGGGTCGTTTGTTTGCGGCTTACATCCTGGCAGTGCGGTGGGGGTTCGGCAAGGTGTGGTCGGCGGGCGCGGCACGAAATGGGGGCTTCAGCCGCCCAGGGCGCGACGCAGCGCGTCGGCGATGTCGCGGTGGGTGGCGCCCGCAATGGTGCCGGCGAGATGGGCGTCGGGGCGGGTGAGCCAGATTTCGTCGGGTCCGATGTCGAGGGTGCGGGCGAGTTCGGGGGCGCGGGTCAGGTCGATGACCCGGGTGGGCGCGTCGGTGAGGGCGTGGAATCGGGGGTGGGGGCCGTGGGCGATGAGGGTGAAGTGGCCGCGCAGGTGCCGGCGTAGTGGGGTGCCGTCGGGCAGGTTGGTGTCGGGACAGATGGTACCCGGCGCCGGTGGCGGGGTGTGGCCTTTGGGCGGGCGGTGGGTGAAGGCCCGGTGGGAGGCGGGGGTGGTGAGCGGGGATGCGGTGTACCAGAAGGGTTCGGCGAACCGGCCCGAGTCGATGGCGGCGGCCAGCGTTGGGTCGGCGGCGGCTTTGTCGAGTGTGGTCTGACGGTACTGGAGCTGGGCGGGGGTGCCCGGCGCCAGGAAGGCCATGGTGGTGTCGACGATGTGCTGGTTCTCAAGCGCGGCGGCGTGGCGTTCGGTGTGGTAGCTGGCCAGCAGGGCCTCGGGGGCCCAGCCGTTGGCGTGGGCGGCGATCTTCCAGGCGGCGTTCTCGGCGTCGGCGACCCCGGAGTTGAGGCCGCGGGCGCCGAAGGGCGCGAACAGGTGGGCGGCGTCGCCGACGAGGAAGACGCGTCCGGTGTGGAGTGCGGTGGCGACGCGGGAGTGGAAGCGGTAGACGGTGTTCCAGCTGATGCGGTAGCCCGTGTCGCCGATGACGGCGCGGATGCGGGTGTCGAGGTCGTCGGCGGCGATGTCGAAACTGGACGGTACCTGCCAGTCGATGCGGAAGGTGTCGTTGGGGCAGGGGTGGATGAGGATCTGGCGGCCGGGGTTGGCGGCGGGGTCGAAGTGGAAGTGGCGTTCGTGTCGGCGGCCGGGCAGGTCGGCGGTGATGTCGCAGATGAGGAAGCGGTCGGGGTGGGTGCTGCCGGGGAAGTCGATGCCGAGGCTGTCGCGCAGCCGGTGCTGGGCG containing:
- a CDS encoding ANTAR domain-containing response regulator is translated as MTGTDAEAAPRRVLIAEDEGLIRLDLAEMLAEEGFEVVGEAADGETAVKLAEEKRPDLVICDIQMPIMDGLQAAERIVAARIAPVVILTAFSQRDLIARANSAGAMAYLVKPFQKSDLVPAIELSLARFAELTALEAEVESLTERLEIRKLVDRAKGLLMTRYGMAEPDAFRWIQRAAMDHRLSMRDVAMRIIEESQPSESDELSAE
- a CDS encoding FAD-dependent monooxygenase → MSATCVVIGAGPVGQTCALLLAHWGLAVTLLDQAPHREAVGSKSICQQRDVLDIWARLGAGAITRDGLTWTTARTFYRDREIHSWSFAPTTGTPPFVNISQSHTEAVLDALIDADPRITRRWAHEVTAITQPDPETVHIHLADGTRIAGGYALVCTGAQHRLRDSLGIDFPGSTHPDRFLICDITADLPGRRHERHFHFDPAANPGRQILIHPCPNDTFRIDWQVPSSFDIAADDLDTRIRAVIGDTGYRISWNTVYRFHSRVATALHTGRVFLVGDAAHLFAPFGARGLNSGVADAENAAWKIAAHANGWAPEALLASYHTERHAAALENQHIVDTTMAFLAPGTPAQLQYRQTTLDKAAADPTLAAAIDSGRFAEPFWYTASPLTTPASHRAFTHRPPKGHTPPPAPGTICPDTNLPDGTPLRRHLRGHFTLIAHGPHPRFHALTDAPTRVIDLTRAPELARTLDIGPDEIWLTRPDAHLAGTIAGATHRDIADALRRALGG